Proteins co-encoded in one Hyla sarda isolate aHylSar1 chromosome 4, aHylSar1.hap1, whole genome shotgun sequence genomic window:
- the EIF3G gene encoding eukaryotic translation initiation factor 3 subunit G translates to MPTGDYDSKPSWADQVEEEGEEDVEPLSPPPSVEKKAVIEHGYVLDTPREVINGNIKTITEYKLDENDKKIKIIRTFKIENRKASKVVARRKNWKKFGNSEYDPPGPNVATTTVSDDVLMTFITSKEDLNNQEEEDPMNKLKGQKIVSCRICKGDHWTTRCPYKDTLGPMQKELAEQLGLSTADKEKVPGAGEPEPAQAPVSKTGKYVPPSLRDGGSRRGESMQPNRRADDNATIRVTNLSEDTRETDLQELFRPFGSISRIYLAKDKTTGQSKGFAFISFHRREDAARAIAGVSGFGYDHLILNVEWAKPSTN, encoded by the exons ATGCCGACCGGCGATTACGA TTCCAAGCCCAGCTGGGCCGACCAGGTAGAGGAGGAAGGTGAAGAAGATGTGGagcccctaagtcctcctccttcCGTCGAAAAAAAGGCAGTAATAGAACATGGCT ATGTCCTGGACACCCCTCGTGAAGTCATCAATGGAAACATAAAGACCATCACAGAGTACAAGCTGGATGAGAATGACAAGAAGATTAAG aTTATTCGCACCTTTAAAATCGAGAACCGTAAAGCTTCTAAAGTGGTGGCTCGCAGGAAG AATTGGAAGAAGTTTGGGAATTCTGAATACGACCCACCCGGACCAAACGTGGCCACCACCACAGTCAGCGATGACGTCTTGATGACTTTTATCACCAGTAAGGAG GATCTGAATAATCAGGAAGAGGAAGATCCAATGAACAAGCTGAAGGGTCAGAAGATCGTGTCTTGCCGAATCTGTAAAGGAGACCATTGGACCACAAGGTGTCCCTACAAAGACACACTGGGTCCCATGCAGAAGGAACTGGCTGAGCAGCTCGGACTCTCCACAGCGGACAAGGAGAAGGTGCCTGGAGCCGGTG AACCTGAACCAGCGCAGGCTCCAGTGAGCAAGACAGGAAAATACGTTCCACCCAGCTTGAGAGACGGGGGAAGCCGCAGAGGAGAGTCCATGCAGCCTAACCGCAGAG CTGATGACAACGCTACAATCCGTGTCACCAACTTGTCTGAAGATACACGAGAAACCGACCTCCAGGAGCTCTTCAGGCCTTTCGGATCAATCTCTCGTATCTACCTGGCGAAGGACAAAACTACCGGACAGTCAAAG GGTTTCGCCTTCATCAGTTTTCACCGCAGAGAAGACGCAGCACGCGCCATTGCTGGCGTTTCTGGCTTTGGTTACGACCATCTGATTCTGAATGTGGAATGGGCCAA ACCATCAACCAACTGA